From a region of the Bacillus sp. 2205SS5-2 genome:
- a CDS encoding OsmC family protein has protein sequence MEYNMKEGGFTTNLPFGELPISGDEMYGFRPYQLLVSSIAVCSGGVLRNILVKKRMDFTDISIQSRVDRNEEKANRVEKIHLHFIITGNNLDQLKVEKAMELTRKNCSMVQSVVGAIEVEETFELIEKN, from the coding sequence ATGGAATATAACATGAAAGAGGGAGGATTTACCACAAATCTACCATTTGGAGAATTGCCTATATCTGGCGATGAAATGTATGGTTTTCGTCCCTATCAGCTACTAGTATCCTCTATTGCAGTCTGTAGCGGTGGTGTATTAAGAAATATTTTAGTGAAAAAGAGAATGGATTTTACGGATATTTCTATTCAATCGAGGGTAGATAGAAATGAAGAGAAAGCAAATCGTGTGGAAAAAATTCATCTTCATTTTATTATTACCGGCAATAATCTTGATCAATTAAAGGTAGAAAAAGCGATGGAGCTGACGAGGAAAAATTGCTCAATGGTTCAATCAGTGGTTGGAGCCATTGAAGTAGAGGAAACGTTTGAACTTATAGAAAAAAACTAA
- a CDS encoding pyridoxamine 5'-phosphate oxidase family protein, protein MQEDLKQKILSIMEQTTIGTLASIVENKPFSRYMMFQHEDVTLYTATNKHAHKVEDLRTNPDVHILLGYSGEGLSDQYLEIAAKAEVETNQDLKEKYWNDSLKHWIPSAHDPAYLLLKLVPSSILLYEGAGKDPKELSLD, encoded by the coding sequence TTGCAAGAAGATCTCAAACAAAAAATACTCTCTATAATGGAGCAAACGACAATAGGTACACTCGCTTCAATCGTCGAAAACAAACCCTTTTCTAGGTATATGATGTTTCAGCATGAAGATGTCACGCTCTATACAGCAACCAATAAACATGCTCATAAAGTAGAAGATCTTCGTACAAACCCCGATGTTCATATTTTGTTAGGCTATAGCGGGGAAGGGTTATCTGATCAATACTTAGAGATTGCTGCTAAAGCTGAAGTAGAAACGAACCAAGACTTAAAGGAAAAATACTGGAACGACTCCCTGAAACACTGGATTCCAAGTGCGCATGATCCAGCATACTTATTACTGAAGCTCGTCCCATCTTCCATTTTGCTTTATGAAGGAGCTGGGAAAGACCCAAAAGAGTTATCCTTAGACTAA
- the cax gene encoding calcium/proton exchanger: MGKIFGLIVLVGVPLSVIGSLMDWSYVLMFVIYCVTIIGLASYMGRATESLAIVSGPRIGGLLNATFGNAVELIISIFALKAGLIGVVLASLTGSVLGNLLLVAGLSFFVGGLKFKRQTFNVFDARHNSGLLIFAVIVAFVIPEVFANSLDTKSTMTLSIGISVILIALYLAALFFKLVTHRGVYQHVDNSGAEHHEEQPEWSKRKALSILAIATAAVAYVSENLVHTFEAVGENFGWSELFIGVIIVAIVGNAAEHASAIVMAYKNKMDIAVEIAVGSTLQIAMFVAPVLVIISLFYEQSMALVFTLPELIAMVTAVLLTIAISNDGETNWFEGLTLLAAYIIMGIGFYLL; this comes from the coding sequence ATGGGTAAAATATTTGGCTTGATTGTGTTAGTAGGAGTACCTTTATCAGTGATTGGTTCATTGATGGACTGGTCTTATGTTCTTATGTTTGTTATATATTGTGTTACCATTATTGGTTTAGCCAGCTATATGGGAAGAGCGACAGAAAGTCTAGCCATTGTATCTGGACCACGAATTGGTGGATTACTGAATGCAACCTTTGGAAACGCAGTAGAATTAATTATTTCAATTTTCGCCTTAAAAGCAGGATTAATTGGAGTAGTTCTTGCCTCACTGACGGGGTCAGTTCTTGGGAATTTATTATTAGTTGCTGGACTAAGTTTCTTTGTTGGTGGATTAAAATTTAAGCGTCAAACATTTAACGTATTCGATGCCCGGCACAATTCAGGATTATTAATTTTTGCGGTCATTGTGGCATTTGTCATACCAGAAGTGTTTGCCAATTCACTAGATACAAAAAGTACCATGACCCTTAGTATAGGAATTTCCGTCATCCTCATTGCGCTATATTTAGCCGCTCTGTTCTTTAAACTAGTTACTCATCGAGGAGTTTATCAGCATGTGGATAATTCCGGAGCGGAGCATCACGAGGAACAACCAGAGTGGAGCAAACGAAAAGCTCTGTCGATTTTAGCAATCGCAACAGCTGCCGTTGCCTATGTTTCAGAGAATCTTGTTCATACATTTGAAGCAGTAGGAGAAAACTTTGGTTGGAGTGAGTTATTTATCGGGGTCATCATTGTCGCGATAGTGGGGAACGCAGCTGAACACGCTTCTGCTATTGTAATGGCGTATAAAAATAAGATGGATATTGCTGTAGAAATTGCGGTGGGCTCTACACTGCAAATCGCAATGTTTGTGGCACCTGTATTAGTGATTATTTCCTTGTTTTATGAGCAATCAATGGCGCTGGTTTTTACCTTGCCAGAATTGATTGCGATGGTCACCGCCGTCCTCCTTACAATAGCAATCTCTAATGATGGAGAAACGAATTGGTTTGAAGGATTGACCCTTTTAGCAGCGTA